Within Mytilus edulis chromosome 10, xbMytEdul2.2, whole genome shotgun sequence, the genomic segment TAATTTCAAGCCCCAAAAAAGTAAGAACATGAGTTGGACTGACAGTCTTGTCATGTGCCAAAGGAACTCCTAAACGATCACATAAACAATCAAATTCACTCATCAGGTTAAGGCAAGTTGAATCAGTCCCCGGGCCTGCAAACAAAAAATCATCTAAGTAGTGTATAACACTTTCCGATCCCGTTTTGTCCTTAAAGATACATTCTAGAAATGTTGAGAATTTCTCAAACGTTGCGCAAGACAGACTACAACCTTGAGGCAAACAGCGGTCCACGAAGTAAAAGTCCAAAAATTTGAAACCCAATAACTCGAAATCATCCGGGTTTACTGGTAAAAGCCTAAATGCCGAGCTGATATCTTTTTTTCCAATTAGGGCGAACTTTCCTTGGCTACCCACCATATCTAGTGCATGGTCAAATGGCGTATAAGTCACAGAACACAAGCCCTTATCAATATAATCATTTACGCTTAAACCGTGTGGGTATGATAAATGCTGTATAAGCGTCCAAGAACCATCCTTTTTAGGACATAAGCCAATCGGAGACAATCTTAGATTAAAAAGTGGTATATTGTTAAATGGACCAGCTATTCTTCCCAAATTAAtttctttcaataatttttttgcaACTTCAACTTCATTGTCAAAAACAGAAACTAGATTTCTACAATCAGTAGTCATCCTAGGTCCAGTATAATTTAGACGAAAACCTTCCAAAAATCCCAAATATAATTCTGAAGCAACTGTTTTATTACTATAATTTTCCAGAAACTTGCAAAGAACATCAAATTTAATTGGCGTATTAGCGATTGAATGAACCGTGGAAAGGTGGTCGCTGGAATCTGACAGCTGCCCTTGGATTAGCACTCGAGCCTCGTTGCGAACTGTTATTTGGTTGTCCAGCAGCGAATCTAGGACCACgcctaaaattaaaatttgtctgAGCACCATATCGTGTACAGTTTACCGATGGGTGAATACCTGAACAACGTAAACAACTATGTGAATAATGACAGTTAGGCCTAGTACAGGATCCATTGTTATAATCATAACATTTATACGCATTAGTTACAGGGTTTGGATTAAGTTGTGTGCTATCATCATACATGAAGAGTAACCAAAGCTCTAAATCAACTGTTCCCCAGTTACAAGACggcattcttattttttttaaacggaatTGCTCGTCATACCTCTTCCAGCCTAAACCGGGAACCCTACTAGCTCCCAGTCGTATGTTACTCATGTATTTCAGAAGCCCTCTTGCCTCTCCCAAATGACTTGACAggtaaatatcaatgaaaatcaGAAATGCATCAGTCCACTGACTAATACTATTAATCTTGACTGTTGATGCTTTTGGTTTAGATTGTAGAACACCATCTTTAATTATTAAAGTATTAGAATTATCATCAATAGGTACTGGGTTCGACAATAAACAACCCAGATCAATATATTCACCATTTAAGATTTTTTGTCTGATATTGCAAGAAACATTATTACCCAAATCATTGCTGATGCTAGCAATTTCATGTACAGAATTAACAttagattcaaaattttgaaatgtaccTTGTTCATTGATGGTTTGTGAATACGACTCTTCATTATTCGGTAAATCTACTGAACTGTTAAATGTGGTAGATGGTCCTGATGCATTAGATGTTGTAATTTGCGTCCGTGGCGGCACTACATCATGTTCTGTTTGAGACAGTGCAGCTGTCCTGTCATTATCAGTAACACGGGCTGTTCTCCTTCTTTTAACTCCTTTTCCCCTCGCGACAGTTTTTCCCCTAGGCATCACTAACCTTCCAATAAATAAACacagtgtaaaataaaaaatagttaccaatcctaaaatatatgtttaactaaatataaaagtaaacatgaaaTAAACAACGCGATATCTGTGACGGAAAAGAATTGATgataaatcaattaatcaaatgtcaatttaaagcatttactAAATATTTCTTAACGGAAGCATAGTTAAGTATAATTCTCTTAAATAATTTGCAACATCAAATAGCAATTAGGTGTACAATGTATAATTGTATTGTCTAGCCATATTAGATGACTCCCGGCAAGCATCGAATATTAAATATGTATTACATACCTCATAGGAAGTTGCCAAAATAATCTGCATAACAAAATGCAATTAGCGTGGATAGCATCAACAGTAGATGCCTCAATAAAAGACAAAGCAATAATGTgaatgaaactaaaattaaattaaattaaacatcaTAATTCGTTATATAGACatataataaacataaacaaataaaatcgattgaatgtattaaaattaatatcaagtaATCAtgtgtataataaattaaatcaatAGTCTGACCTTAGATCAATATAAATCCTTGAAGATAGCGTTTGCAATATTTGTGATGAGAATGCAAGAGCAGTTAATTTATATGTAGTGTAATAAATTTAGACATGCGCGTCTGCTTTGACCTGCTAATGAACTATTGCTGGTCTTCCTCTGATAACGCGATTTAATGGTCGAGCCCTTTAAATCGAAATATAcacgggttggctaaagtctgtttaTCAGATAGCAACAAATGATCAATTAACAATTtagacaatggaaattgaaaattgataaaaatggtttcaaaaagtatgatattaaagtaatattaatttcatccaagaatggtagCATATATCGTATGGATTCTGTTTAAAtaatgaatgacaccaatttgtcatcttcattggtaaccagtatataaatcagagatgaacgtcgtaatgtaactaaacatcagtaagtaaattattgggatgctaaaatataaagaatagagaaagaataatatacatttattacCCGTGCCTCAGGGATATATGAAGATTAATTTGGTTCAATGACACGTGGGATAGTCTCAACCAATCAGATATTGATTAAACTATCAATGTGTATAAACAGTGGAATAATATACAATTAAAGACTTTGTGTGAGGGCAATACCAgaatatattacggattacaaatgtgtcgaggtttgtgattggataacaacaaagagatgtcagtatatattcaggaaactgccggggtatatacgacgtttttatccccaattggaacctcaaaaacgtcatcataacaccggttactatgtgacgtagtcaaaagctatcagactgtcagaggctcacagagggaaaataatgacgtgcttcattcaattatacatttttgataaactctaagccgggaatgtcacagtatataccctgtctgagacctgaataacatataatattgacctgaaagaagtatattgactgaggacgaagtcctaGGTCGacatacttctttgggtcgatatatcctgtattgacctcatacataggctataattgttatattatcaAATTTCCAGCCatctttgtatcaaaatcgtcatttgattttgtttgaattttataaatatcatattgtcttggagacgcagaatatagaatagtagataaggacagtagagattGATTCATttctaaaaaagagagaaaaaataataattgttaaagaatacagacatgaaacaccctgggtgttgaaacagtaacggattgcgatgtactcattgGTGAcgaattctagaagtttacacgCGGACAACTGCaattctcctctgcacttatgtagaaaggaactaaacgaaataaaatgaattaaaacttaagttaacaaaatgtagctgcgttcgctcctttccatttacttctttagaatgatctgaaaacaacagatgatttagtaatagaagaaaagaaccaattggatgatgctgacgaattaggggtTAACGTCAAGTGACAAATATcttgtgcatatgagaacgacaacacgttatatgtacccctgtgttgtattagaaagacacgttcaGTTGGATTTAAGAACGTGCTaatttgaacagattcaaaaatTAAGGTTGATTGAAAAcgttgatattaaatgcatgcatattccagcggccaatccatatcatGCTATATTGAaatgacacacccttcaataacatgcaaagaaagtcaaaataaaaatgctcttactagaacgatactgttgcaccgtgttgtcatttttttttactcaagaacatctcattctttactttttcaatgggaaaatataaatgtAGCAAAACTATTgccgtggctaaataactcttaactgacacaatttaaaatatgtccaacccattaacagattGTATttccataattttcactaaaacgtggtattattcacgttatattacaattatgaaatatttactaatgtcaatttattttttagaaccaaagtactattttgtgtactttaaatgatatctaaaattgtttgtttcgccttttattaaaaaattgctatggGTATAAGCATAAACtatacatacttgcgcgacgccttttagttttactgaaaacttcgcagactatgaaatgtttttacaggtggaaaATATTCTATGATAGAaacattttgtcagacacttttctttttttgatttggttctgaTGATacgccaaaaatctgtatatttgatagagtttaacataaaattgtgcgttttactcttataacagacgtataaccaacccgattaacagaccaatcgcccatatagtcgcatactcaatatagattaaccgaccaatctctcggttagccgagtgtcggccgtgatatagattatgcgcttttaaatttcacccttcTCAGatgaacaattttctttgtaagatttTTCTACacgaacactgttttccttgtgactgCATCTTTCCCGTAACCGCAAAAGGAGGcgacacatttattttataaaattgctcattgtatccttcgcatgatttgttcTAGTTTGATCGAAGCGATATGAACACTCCATACGAGAGTTGTTTCCCCATAAGCATTTGAAATAATTGATATGCATCTCTATCTTACAAACCATAAGTGATgaagacctaggatcttttgaaaTGAGGTTGTTGATCCATAaataagaaaattaggtcaaggtcagaggtctttgtcatattttaaattccATAAACCGTATCagatatcgacaacatattttcgttaaattgttagttgcaacatgtcgtaacacatgAGTTTTGGTTGAAACGGTACGCTTACATTAAATTGGAGCAGGAGATAAAAAATTCGTAAATATACAGATACAACCGCTACTACAACAAATAAAGGAATACGAAACTATATTACAGACTCACAAGCAACACATGTCTTAAATACTTCATAAAAATATCAAACCTTGAACAATGGACCTCAAACCATAAATCAACAATCAAAGAACATGGCAAAGACATTAACTGACTGAGAGACAAAATAGCTCCCGGAAGGGTTGGAAGTTCCTACTGCACACGTGACACcagttgtgttgctcatgttagtaccaaaaaataaataaaatgaaaaattacaattcCAACTCGATATATTACTTTTGGGAAAAAATGACGAGATTttggttacgacaattggaaaATATCCGTCGGCATCtgtataaaaaatattccataacgatcaaccaactcgtgattgcgtccgaaaaatataagaaaaaatgaTCTATATAGCAAAAAGTGAAGTTTCAGGATAATGtttacttcttttctttcttcctaagaagccTCTGGATGAAGGCAGCCCACAATAAAAAAGAACAAGTAGGCAAGGAGAGTTGCACATTTGGTTCCCTTAGGATTGCTGATTGTTTGTTGCAAAACaccacgtcctccaaacgtaataAAAATGTCGTCAATCAAGAAATTAGGCATCctgataatgtttttttcttaaaaaagtttgttttgagTCAGAGTGAATTTCTTTACAGAatttgtatgtactctaaaagatctttggattttttgTTTCCTCATCTGATTCGCACCACTTCTAGAATAagtagtttcacaataacttaaAAACttggctttgattgctgataacaCTAAAGTTAAGAATGGAAAACTTTCCCAAAAATTTAGGACATTTAGGTATCCAATGAGGTGAAGGAAGATCCAATTTTTCATCTATGGTTTAAAGttcaaaggaacaaagaacagacctataaTTCTCTAGGATTTCCTCCTTGGTAAGGATCGTGGTGTTAAATGTTGAGTTTCTATgtaaattgtcaatacctaattcctTTATCAAGTAGTTTATTCAATGTAATTTACACACCCACACCATGTTTTCtagggctttatctgcggggacaataacacatttattatggGGTAGGACAGGTGGTTTGCTACTCTCAATCTTTTAAGATTGATGTAGCATGTATACTCATAGATCCATGTAgtttttaattctgatttgtatcaacaaTCTACAGCCTTGATTCATATATTCGTCTTCATCTCGCGTTTACGGTAGATTCTTGGTATAACGCCATCATGGATTGTACAATcccagtacaaaatcggtctagttatttgtcTAAATCTGCAAATTAGAGACAGATTGTAATTTTTGGgtttgactgtttatttatataaagaaaacgtGGTGATTTATTGAataactcaaaatatttttttttctttcaaattttgtgttttaggaaatttttttttacactgaacCATTTCAGGTgaaataactcttttagtaaaagatatatatTGGACTTATagggaaattttatttttttactggtagaaagaaaacaagttcggtgacaccattgtttctttttatttactttaacatatcataaaacCGATCTTCTCGTtgtgaaaatgtattttaaaattctatcacacatactttttttaatcacacaaatgtgttttttcatgaacaatgtaaacaaattaagGCAATGTTCAACGATTTGAAGCAAggaaaatagcacggtgacccatactttatATTATGCTTTGGAAAAAGAcatagtaaaatcttcaattTGACAAAGTAAAAGAAAGCTCTATatcatgataaaatatatatacctatgatctaccttaatCCATTGCCTGGCTTAATCCAAGACTACATTCCTAAGTATTTAAAATTTTCGTTGTTAATTGATTTTGTTGGACTTAAAATATTTCGGGAGTTGTATCAAACATTTCGCAATAATCAGGTCAGTAGGATTATATTTGAATGGAACACTAGCAGAGGTGCAATCAACGAATTGAAACTTTGAGTCGTCAATAGTTAGTTCTTCGAAAatgtgtttgtaattgaaaatattaGAATAAATCAATTTAGCATAGGGATAATAAATCGTAGGTACAGACTTGTATTTATGATAGGGCGGTATTTTTGAGGTAATTGATTAAGGAAGAAGAACATAGCATAAGGAGTTGATTTAATACCAGTGGGATTTGCTGATTGTTTAAGTTCGTAGGCCAACGGATAGTTGCGAACTTCTCATTCATTTTGTccctgatggagagttgtctcatttgtaactTTACTACATATTATTATGTTTTATCCCGACAATAATCGCGTCTATCTCTTGTGTATAGGAAgaatattttgactgttttatttattgtgtctgtttagttaacgcatcaatgtaaatataacggaatttgatgagactgtcgtcaaagtgagagggttaactagcgctataaaaccaggtttaatccaccattttctatatttgaaaatgtctgtaccaaatcagaaatatgacagttcttgtccattcgtttttgatgcgttttgttatttgaatttgccatgtgattatggactttccgaattgattttcctctaagttcagtatttttgtgattttacttttttctttacaCTTGTATTGTAAATATACGTGAACCATACAAATTAAAACTTGAGCGTGCAGTTTATTAAACAGATAATTTACATCAATAGAAATGATTACGTAAATATTTATGCCTTAAAGGTTTCAGTCTTAAACAAAACATGTATTGCATGATTCATACAAGCATCTGTACAATACATTACAGTTTTTCCCGAGGAAAAATCATCCGCCTTTTTGACCAGAAGGCATCGCTAAAAACGATCAACTCTGGATATGACGTTTTTCGTAAATGCAAAGAGTAAATGTATTTCACGTGTGTAAACAATAACAACTTAAagattttttcttcttattttactATATGAAGCAGTTCATTTGAAATGATGAGAACAACAATAAGATAACGACACAGaaataaaaaaggtaaaaaaacttgAATCTTCTTAATCTTTTTAAATACAATGAGTAATTGTAATTAACAAACATGCGTCAGCAAGGATAGCATAATGTTTGGtttctaattttttaaatatgaaacagTCTAATGTGATAAATTGTAGAAATGGTGTGAACAACAATACGACAACAACACAGCatacaaaattgtcaaaatacgTTTGTCAACATCATAACAGGGAGACTCATGTATACAATGACATGCAAGCTGTCtatatttaaaaatgatataCGTGTAACGACATATGTATACTGcacacaaattttaattttaacaagATTTAATTATGCGAAAAACTCAAATTTTTCGAACTTATTTCAGGCGTTGATTTTCTCCTATATGTATAGTCAAGACCATTAAAAAATATACTATATACACTTTAAACACGCATGTTCACGGCTTACTACTATATAAATACTTTTACACAGATTAATAATATATGCATTCTATCAGTCAATGGTAGATCCTTGGTTTTTTCCCCTAGACGAATTAGTCGTTTTTATAGACCACTCTCCATTTCGTCGATGATTGACATATCAATATGAACAGACTGTGTGATATTTTGGTCAGTGGTTTCTCCAATTTCATTTGAGCTCACACCAGTTTGGTTCTCTATTGCTCTGTTACGTTTCGTCATACTTTTTAGGAGAAAGAAACACAGTTCTAGCAATTCGCCAAAGCTAATGGCGGACATTCCTATCCATAGACCAAGAAGTCCTCCGATATTCGATAGAAAGTTCTCAAACTGAAATTAATAAACAGTTCAGTAAGGAAACAAcaattaatgaaaatgagtggATCATAATCCAAATgcaagtaaaatattaaaatctgcaataaaaattttgaagaaaaaaaatattcaaaaaggaaGTTATGTTGAAACGTATTCCCAATATAGcgataacatatattttttttttatatttattcacttttgatgactgttgtacccagattttgactatattttttattttgtctgtttagttcacgcatcattgtaaatataacggaattgatgagactgtcaacaaagtgaaaGGTTTGgggctataaaaccatgtttaatccactatttttttcatttgtaaatgcctgtaccaagtcaggaatatgacagttcttgtccattctttttggtttgttttgtcatttgattttgccatatgtttatggactttccgattggattttcctctgagctcagtatttttgtgtttttactttttgctgAGGTTAAAAAAGTTTGAATTTGGATAGAATATCCAATTATGAATACAAATAATCACGTGATCAATGTTGTCCGAATACCTTAATAATCATTTAATGTGTATTCCAGCTACATTTTCAAAAGCGCAAAAAATAAATAGCATGACGGTGTAAATAAATAGCTTTGTGTATCAAAAAtacttaaatatataaaaattccaaatatggctatttaaacttttttattcaCTCACTTAAATACAGATTTTGAATATATACAGGCATCCATTCATTTGTTTGCATTGTATGCAAGATACGTATAACAAAGTCACAATCATTGTAGTAAACATAATATATTAGATAGCAAATATGGCATTTTGTCATTAATCATCACGGTTAAACAcctaaacaaacaacaaatgaaataacacacaattcaaaatgtaatGTCGCCACAATACtgtcttaaaaaattaaaataacacctTGTGAATTGTGTGTGTCTGAAGCGTTTACGTACATTTATTTTAACCAAGGAcgattaaaacaatcaaaaatgtTTAGGCTAAGGATGTTTGAACGATGAAGTTAATCGACAAGTTGTTTGAATTCCTATGGGCACCAATtactttaatagcagacttgttccTTTACTGTTAGGAATCACAGTTTATGGTGAAGCTTAGTAAAAAACTAATAAGCATTCCATTTTTCACtatcagatatattgatgatgttatgTCGCTCAATAACTCATATTTTAGTGCCAAATTTCGTGAATGATGAAAAATTAAACTAATACTAAAATACGTGATATTATGGCTTAAACTAAATCTGCATACAAGACGTTATAAATATATAGTTGAAATTTGTGTAGCATGTTTATTACTGAAATCCATACAAATAAGTACCCAACGAAGTACCCTACGAAGTATAATGCTGAAACAATATTACAATCCATACATTGTTATCAATCCCCTTCCAACATGGGGTCATTAAAACGGGTTATCACATCCTAATTTTTACAGTAATGTTGTTTAAAAAACACTTTAACTGCGAGAGGATTCATGTAACCTTATTGATCAATTGAATATATTATTCTTTATGGATACCATATATAActctatcaacatgatcaatatagTTTTATCGGTATtgatataaattttgtttttgata encodes:
- the LOC139491329 gene encoding uncharacterized protein, translating into MPRGKTVARGKGVKRRRTARVTDNDRTAALSQTEHDVVPPRTQITTSNASGPSTTFNSSVDLPNNEESYSQTINEQGTFQNFESNVNSVHEIASISNDLGNNVSCNIRQKILNGEYIDLGCLLSNPVPIDDNSNTLIIKDGVLQSKPKASTVKINSISQWTDAFLIFIDIYLSSHLGEARGLLKYMSNIRLGASRVPGLGWKRYDEQFRLKKIRMPSCNWGTVDLELWLLFMYDDSTQLNPNPVTNAYKCYDYNNGSCTRPNCHYSHSCLRCSGIHPSVNCTRYGAQTNFNFRRGPRFAAGQPNNSSQRGSSANPRAAVRFQRPPFHGSFNR